A DNA window from Paenibacillus andongensis contains the following coding sequences:
- a CDS encoding transporter substrate-binding domain-containing protein, which produces MRRDGLVTGIPLLCIALAMFAATFCFPVVTGAADETPSEPRQVIRIAGDNWFPPFEFDVNGTFQGFNVDMMNALSIETGITFEFYPMPWSEALKALEAGRVDAIQGMKYSKERASLYAYSEPYFTSTQAIFVLKDNYSVFSLDDLQHRKIAVQEGDISGEALQRLPNAVVLAGENQEEAIQMLLEHKVDAFIGNQITGQYLLQSDGQQDKVKLVGDPISPTNYGMVVLKRNEQLLEPINTGLRKIKTNGIYPKIERKWFGEYIYPSPRNIRGLLTYFIIGLVAITCVLLIILWWNFTLKKELKKRVDTYKKTLDELARKDRMQSLGQLVAGIAHEIRNPITSILSYAQLLPTKYENKEYREFFAQHVTGEVMRLNRIVGELLDFARDKPPEKTTFCIAETVQAVVLLFHQLFENQRIVVRLEVPESCVVWADAQQIKQVLINLFKNAIDAMEDGGELQIMAYSDGPHVIMTIEDTGEGIDPRDLANIYEPFFTRKAGGVGLGLSICYRLMAENNGGIEVESKKGTGTKVTLKLPGELGESEHA; this is translated from the coding sequence ATGCGCAGAGATGGTCTTGTTACTGGCATTCCACTTCTCTGTATAGCGCTTGCCATGTTTGCGGCTACCTTCTGCTTCCCGGTTGTCACGGGCGCCGCCGATGAAACGCCATCCGAGCCGAGGCAAGTGATTCGCATTGCCGGCGATAACTGGTTTCCTCCGTTCGAATTCGATGTCAACGGTACATTTCAAGGTTTTAATGTCGATATGATGAACGCGCTTTCCATAGAAACAGGGATTACGTTCGAGTTCTATCCGATGCCGTGGAGCGAAGCGTTGAAGGCGCTAGAAGCAGGTCGGGTGGACGCCATCCAAGGGATGAAATACAGCAAGGAGCGTGCATCACTATATGCGTACTCTGAACCGTATTTTACAAGTACGCAGGCGATCTTCGTGTTGAAGGACAATTATTCCGTGTTTTCGCTGGATGACTTGCAGCACCGGAAAATAGCCGTACAGGAAGGCGATATTAGCGGGGAAGCGTTGCAACGGCTTCCTAATGCCGTCGTACTTGCTGGGGAAAATCAGGAAGAGGCAATCCAGATGCTGCTGGAGCACAAAGTGGACGCTTTTATCGGCAATCAAATTACCGGTCAATATTTGCTGCAATCGGATGGTCAACAGGACAAGGTGAAGCTCGTCGGCGATCCGATTTCGCCTACCAACTATGGCATGGTCGTCCTGAAGCGGAACGAACAGCTGCTTGAGCCGATCAATACAGGGCTGCGGAAAATTAAAACAAACGGTATTTACCCGAAAATCGAACGCAAATGGTTCGGTGAATATATCTATCCGTCGCCTCGCAATATCCGCGGCCTGCTTACTTATTTTATCATCGGTCTGGTCGCCATAACTTGCGTGCTGCTCATTATTTTGTGGTGGAATTTTACGCTGAAGAAAGAGTTGAAGAAGCGCGTCGACACGTACAAAAAAACGCTGGACGAGCTTGCGCGTAAAGATAGGATGCAATCGTTAGGCCAATTAGTCGCAGGGATTGCCCACGAAATCCGCAATCCGATTACGTCCATTTTATCCTATGCCCAGCTCCTGCCAACCAAATACGAAAACAAGGAATACCGCGAGTTTTTTGCGCAGCACGTGACTGGGGAAGTGATGCGGTTGAACCGGATCGTCGGCGAACTGCTGGACTTTGCGCGTGACAAGCCGCCAGAGAAAACAACTTTCTGCATCGCTGAAACCGTTCAAGCCGTCGTACTGCTTTTCCATCAGCTGTTCGAGAACCAACGGATCGTCGTCCGGCTTGAAGTGCCGGAGTCTTGCGTTGTCTGGGCAGATGCCCAGCAAATCAAGCAGGTGCTGATCAATTTGTTCAAAAATGCGATCGATGCGATGGAGGACGGCGGAGAGCTGCAGATAATGGCTTACAGCGATGGTCCCCATGTCATAATGACGATTGAAGATACTGGAGAAGGCATCGATCCCAGGGATTTGGCGAATATTTATGAACCTTTTTTTACGCGAAAAGCCGGAGGGGTCGGACTTGGGCTGTCGATTTGCTACCGACTGATGGCCGAGAACAACGGGGGGATCGAAGTGGAAAGCAAGAAGGGAACCGGAACTAAGGTGACGCTGAAATTACCGGGCGAGCTGGGGGAGAGCGAACATGCATAA
- a CDS encoding sigma-54-dependent transcriptional regulator encodes MHKPNLLIIDDEISICKSLSFILEDDYQVYTSVDPDEAVALFAHLSFAIVLLDLRIGMRDGIEVLRMVKQMSPKTVVIMMTAYGSIASAVEAMKLGAFYYVQKPIDMEELKVLCGRAQEQYHLQSRVEWLDGEIRKAYDVHGLIGESDRMKHVFALIDKVKNIDSGVLILGESGTGKELVARAVHFAGERREQVFSTTNCAAIPANLMESELFGYEKGAFTGANVRKAGIFETADGGTLFLDEIGELDIGLQSKLLRVLQEKTVTPIGGHKEKRIDVRIIAATNRDLKKEVQQGKFREDLYYRLNVIPIQVPPLRERKEDIPLLIRHFMDKIGGKMSKQIKGISQEALNLLNDYPFPGNVRELQNIIERSIALADGEHLTIRDMPMDLQPQREQTTDGRLVPVYVGDTALEAERKLILATLRELGGNRRKTADMLDIGERTLRDKMSKYKEEGSFP; translated from the coding sequence ATGCATAAACCGAATTTGCTTATTATTGATGACGAAATCTCGATTTGCAAATCGTTGTCGTTTATTTTGGAAGACGATTATCAAGTGTATACGTCCGTTGATCCTGACGAGGCGGTCGCTTTGTTCGCGCATCTTTCGTTTGCGATCGTTCTCTTAGATCTGCGAATCGGCATGAGGGACGGCATCGAGGTGCTGCGGATGGTCAAACAAATGTCACCTAAGACGGTCGTCATCATGATGACCGCGTACGGCAGCATCGCTTCCGCCGTTGAGGCGATGAAGCTCGGCGCATTCTATTATGTGCAGAAGCCAATCGATATGGAGGAGCTCAAGGTGCTCTGCGGCAGAGCGCAGGAGCAGTATCACCTTCAATCAAGGGTGGAATGGCTCGACGGAGAAATCCGCAAAGCGTACGACGTGCACGGTCTGATCGGGGAAAGCGATCGGATGAAGCACGTGTTTGCGCTTATCGATAAAGTGAAGAACATCGATTCTGGCGTACTGATCTTGGGGGAAAGCGGGACGGGAAAAGAACTGGTCGCCCGTGCCGTCCATTTTGCAGGGGAGCGGCGGGAGCAGGTATTTTCCACGACTAATTGCGCCGCCATTCCCGCCAATTTGATGGAGTCCGAGCTGTTCGGCTATGAAAAAGGCGCGTTTACAGGCGCGAATGTACGCAAAGCTGGCATTTTCGAGACAGCAGACGGTGGTACTTTGTTTCTCGACGAAATCGGTGAGCTCGACATCGGGTTGCAAAGCAAGCTGCTGCGGGTGCTGCAAGAGAAGACGGTGACGCCAATCGGAGGGCATAAAGAGAAGCGGATCGATGTTCGGATCATTGCCGCAACGAACCGGGATTTGAAGAAAGAAGTGCAGCAGGGCAAATTCAGGGAAGATTTGTATTACCGGTTGAACGTCATTCCGATCCAAGTTCCCCCACTCCGTGAGCGCAAGGAAGATATCCCGCTGCTAATCCGACATTTTATGGACAAAATCGGTGGAAAGATGTCCAAGCAAATAAAGGGCATCTCGCAGGAAGCGCTCAATCTGCTGAACGACTATCCTTTTCCCGGCAATGTGCGGGAGCTTCAAAACATTATCGAGCGTTCTATCGCACTCGCCGACGGCGAACATTTGACGATCCGAGATATGCCGATGGACCTTCAGCCCCAGCGTGAACAAACGACAGACGGTCGGCTCGTTCCCGTTTATGTAGGCGATACCGCTTTAGAGGCGGAGAGAAAGCTCATATTGGCAACGCTTCGGGAGCTTGGCGGAAACCGCCGCAAAACAGCCGACATGCTGGATATCGGCGAGCGTACGCTGCGGGACAAGATGTCTAAATATAAAGAGGAGGGGTCATTTCCATAA
- a CDS encoding transporter substrate-binding domain-containing protein, whose product MGEKTMTYQTKKVMLLTILCLLTIIATACGGGKSNPAPSEQAKTANASAKVSTDEVLQKIAKNKTLTVGTDATFKPFEFKSGDKYDGFDIELIQAVAKELGADKVEFVDTEFKGLIPGLQAKKFDLIVSAMYITDERKQTIDFSDTYFPGGLTIMLKKDNDKIKGIEDLKGKKVAVQIGTKSVKFLEENYKDIPLVKVEKNTEMFLELETGKVEAVVTGGPAAMTYAKEKGTVKVLPKGLTQEFYGYGIRKDNPEFQKAVNEALVKIKANGKYNEIFKKWFE is encoded by the coding sequence ATGGGGGAAAAAACAATGACTTACCAAACGAAAAAAGTAATGCTTCTCACGATCCTGTGCTTACTAACGATTATTGCAACCGCTTGCGGTGGCGGGAAATCGAATCCGGCCCCGAGCGAACAGGCCAAAACGGCGAATGCATCAGCGAAAGTCAGCACGGACGAAGTGCTGCAAAAAATCGCAAAGAACAAAACGTTGACAGTCGGTACCGATGCGACTTTCAAGCCGTTCGAATTCAAATCGGGCGACAAATACGATGGTTTTGACATCGAGCTCATTCAAGCGGTTGCCAAAGAACTGGGTGCGGATAAAGTGGAATTCGTTGACACGGAGTTCAAGGGCCTGATTCCAGGCTTGCAGGCCAAGAAATTCGACTTGATCGTTTCCGCCATGTACATTACCGACGAACGCAAACAGACAATCGATTTCTCCGACACCTACTTCCCGGGCGGTCTGACGATCATGCTCAAAAAGGACAATGACAAGATCAAAGGCATCGAAGATTTGAAAGGCAAGAAAGTAGCTGTGCAAATCGGCACCAAATCCGTCAAATTTTTAGAAGAGAACTACAAGGACATCCCGCTGGTAAAGGTCGAGAAGAACACCGAGATGTTCCTAGAGCTCGAAACTGGCAAAGTCGAAGCTGTCGTAACTGGTGGACCTGCTGCCATGACGTACGCGAAAGAAAAAGGCACAGTGAAAGTGCTGCCTAAAGGACTGACGCAAGAATTTTATGGGTACGGTATCCGTAAAGATAATCCGGAATT
- a CDS encoding aldo/keto reductase produces MEKTRLLRKLGSTNLELSPLGLGCWQFSNGQGVVGKFWPVLGADDVLKIVKISLEGGINWFDTAEVYGKGQSEQMLSKALRDSGSLADDTRIATKWWPIFRTAGSIVSTIDERIRYLDNRTIHLHQVHQPYSFSSVASEMKAMAQLVKTGKIQNVGVSNYSAKQMREAHRVLKEHGLPLASNQVKYSLLDRRIEQNGIMETAKELGIAIIAYSPLEQGILSGKFHKNPDLVKEIMGPRKWTSSFKQSGLQKSKPLIDHLEELAVHYDASPTQIALNWMINAHGETVFAIPGASKIHHAQENVKAMQFKLTANEIQTISEISSNVIR; encoded by the coding sequence ATGGAGAAAACAAGGTTACTCCGTAAACTGGGAAGCACGAATTTAGAACTTTCACCACTTGGACTTGGCTGCTGGCAATTTAGCAATGGGCAAGGGGTAGTAGGCAAGTTTTGGCCTGTGCTGGGTGCCGATGATGTGCTGAAGATCGTTAAGATTAGCCTTGAAGGCGGCATCAATTGGTTTGATACAGCGGAAGTGTATGGTAAAGGACAATCGGAGCAAATGCTTTCGAAAGCTCTCCGAGATTCAGGGTCTTTGGCGGATGACACTCGAATTGCTACGAAATGGTGGCCGATTTTTCGCACAGCCGGAAGCATTGTAAGTACAATCGATGAGCGCATTCGATACTTAGATAATCGCACGATCCATCTGCATCAAGTACATCAGCCTTACTCATTCTCCTCTGTAGCAAGTGAAATGAAAGCCATGGCTCAACTGGTCAAAACCGGTAAAATTCAAAACGTGGGCGTGAGTAATTATTCGGCAAAGCAAATGCGGGAGGCTCACCGAGTACTGAAGGAGCATGGACTTCCTTTAGCATCCAATCAAGTGAAGTACAGCTTGTTAGATCGGCGTATTGAACAGAATGGGATTATGGAGACAGCTAAAGAGTTAGGGATTGCAATTATTGCTTACTCTCCATTAGAGCAAGGAATTCTGAGCGGTAAATTCCATAAGAATCCTGATCTCGTGAAAGAGATAATGGGTCCTAGGAAATGGACGTCTTCTTTTAAACAATCAGGACTTCAGAAATCAAAGCCTCTCATCGATCACTTGGAAGAGCTAGCTGTTCATTACGATGCTTCTCCAACACAAATCGCATTGAATTGGATGATTAACGCTCACGGAGAAACAGTATTTGCCATTCCCGGTGCTTCTAAAATTCATCATGCTCAAGAAAATGTAAAAGCCATGCAATTTAAGCTTACTGCTAATGAAATCCAAACAATCAGCGAAATATCGAGCAACGTAATCCGATAA
- a CDS encoding peptidase G2 autoproteolytic cleavage domain-containing protein, whose protein sequence is MPCNQNQTGTCSTAEGFNTTSSGPSSHAEGTNSVASGNASHAEGGNTHADGEASHSEGIGSIASSPAAHAEGYQTKASGNASHAEGGNTIASGSAAHAEGQDTKAIANAAHAEGYQTAATKDSAHAEGALTQATAESAHAEGVSTIASGNGSHAEGYATIANKDAAHAEGTTTTASGVAAHAEGSQTTASGNASHAEGIGTLANGESSHAEGLNTSAGGFAGAHIMGRNGTAQEAYSWFIGNGTSSNAHGLGAKWLASTGNMHVDGAFVPGGADYAELFETIDGKPIEPGYFVSVVRKKIRYSSSDDDYIVGITSATPGIIGDSGEMHWQKKYLTDKWGRVQYREVTLSVHTDDSERGLIPGRTELHPVLNPNWDPQQEYVPRLKRPEWVAVGLLGKLLVRDDGTCEPNSYCRPNHAGIATRASSGYRVLERTDEDQILVLFR, encoded by the coding sequence TTGCCTTGTAACCAAAATCAAACAGGTACTTGTTCTACGGCAGAAGGGTTTAATACGACATCGAGCGGACCTTCTTCCCACGCGGAAGGAACCAACTCTGTGGCCAGCGGAAATGCCTCTCATGCGGAAGGCGGCAACACTCATGCCGACGGTGAGGCTTCCCACTCTGAAGGCATCGGTTCCATCGCCAGCAGTCCGGCTGCGCACGCGGAAGGGTATCAAACCAAGGCCAGCGGGAATGCCTCTCATGCAGAAGGCGGCAACACCATTGCCAGCGGGTCGGCCGCTCACGCAGAAGGCCAGGATACTAAAGCGATCGCTAATGCCGCTCATGCCGAAGGGTATCAAACCGCGGCAACTAAGGATTCCGCACATGCCGAAGGGGCGCTGACCCAGGCGACCGCCGAGTCGGCCCATGCTGAAGGCGTCAGTACTATCGCCAGCGGCAATGGGTCGCATGCCGAGGGATACGCGACTATCGCTAATAAAGATGCTGCTCATGCCGAGGGAACCACAACAACGGCCAGCGGTGTCGCAGCGCATGCGGAAGGATCACAGACCACTGCAAGCGGAAATGCCTCCCACGCTGAAGGTATCGGGACACTTGCCAATGGCGAATCTTCTCATGCTGAAGGCTTGAATACTAGCGCAGGCGGATTCGCAGGCGCCCACATCATGGGCCGCAACGGCACCGCGCAGGAAGCTTATTCCTGGTTCATAGGTAACGGAACTAGCTCTAATGCTCATGGCCTTGGCGCGAAATGGCTCGCTTCTACAGGTAACATGCATGTGGACGGCGCGTTTGTACCAGGTGGAGCGGATTATGCAGAATTATTCGAAACCATTGACGGCAAGCCGATTGAGCCAGGTTACTTTGTGTCTGTCGTTAGAAAGAAAATTCGGTACTCTTCCTCCGATGACGACTATATCGTGGGCATCACAAGCGCAACCCCGGGAATTATTGGAGATAGTGGAGAAATGCACTGGCAAAAGAAATATCTTACTGATAAATGGGGAAGAGTTCAATACCGGGAAGTCACTCTATCTGTACATACGGACGATTCCGAAAGAGGTCTGATTCCAGGACGAACTGAGCTTCATCCTGTTCTCAATCCGAATTGGGATCCACAGCAGGAGTACGTTCCGCGCTTAAAGCGGCCGGAATGGGTTGCAGTAGGACTTTTAGGCAAACTTCTCGTTCGGGATGACGGAACCTGTGAACCCAACAGTTACTGCAGACCTAATCATGCTGGGATTGCCACAAGAGCCAGTTCAGGTTACCGTGTTCTGGAACGAACGGATGAAGACCAAATCTTAGTTTTGTTCCGGTAG
- a CDS encoding FecCD family ABC transporter permease has product MIHPPTLIKKQRMLFYGSLALITITIILGMGMGYSSISYDRLIPTLLGQGTFKEEFVLFSIRLPHMVITLLAGMALALSGAILQGITRNDLADPGIIGINSGAGVAIAVFFLFFPIKAGSFIYLLPLVAFIGALITACFIYLLSYNRTVGLQPVRLVLIGVGFSMALSGVMIVIISSAERTKVDFIAKWLAGSIWGADWPFIWAIIPWLALLIPFTLYKANRLNLLGLGEPVAIGVGVSVEKERIVLLLTAVALAASAVSVTGGIAFIGLMAPHIAKALVGPRNQLFIPVAILIGGWLLLMADTVGRNVVEPDGIPAGIMVALIGAPYFMYLLLKK; this is encoded by the coding sequence ATGATTCATCCTCCCACTTTAATTAAAAAACAACGGATGCTCTTTTATGGTTCGCTTGCACTTATTACGATAACGATCATTCTCGGGATGGGAATGGGCTACTCCTCTATCTCTTATGATAGGCTGATTCCCACCCTTCTCGGTCAAGGTACATTCAAAGAAGAGTTTGTTTTATTTTCGATCCGACTGCCACACATGGTGATTACCCTGCTAGCAGGAATGGCACTTGCCTTATCGGGGGCTATTTTACAAGGAATTACACGAAATGACTTAGCTGATCCTGGAATTATAGGTATTAACTCTGGGGCTGGTGTTGCTATTGCCGTATTCTTTTTGTTTTTCCCTATCAAGGCGGGATCGTTTATTTATCTGCTTCCACTTGTCGCTTTTATAGGTGCATTAATCACGGCTTGCTTCATCTATCTACTTTCGTATAACCGCACCGTTGGCCTTCAACCAGTTAGATTAGTGCTAATTGGAGTCGGATTTTCAATGGCCCTATCCGGGGTCATGATTGTCATTATTTCATCTGCTGAACGGACTAAAGTTGATTTTATCGCAAAATGGTTAGCCGGAAGTATCTGGGGTGCAGACTGGCCTTTTATTTGGGCAATTATTCCTTGGTTAGCCCTGCTCATTCCATTCACCTTATACAAAGCAAATCGTTTGAATCTGCTGGGACTGGGCGAACCTGTAGCCATCGGCGTAGGTGTATCCGTTGAAAAGGAACGAATTGTCTTACTATTAACCGCGGTTGCCCTTGCCGCTTCGGCCGTTTCGGTCACTGGAGGAATTGCCTTCATTGGACTCATGGCTCCACACATTGCGAAAGCATTGGTAGGACCTAGAAATCAATTGTTTATTCCAGTCGCCATTCTGATTGGTGGTTGGCTGTTATTAATGGCCGACACCGTTGGACGTAATGTGGTTGAACCTGATGGTATTCCCGCCGGCATTATGGTCGCTTTAATTGGAGCGCCGTATTTTATGTATTTATTATTGAAAAAATAA